In Ascaphus truei isolate aAscTru1 chromosome 5, aAscTru1.hap1, whole genome shotgun sequence, one genomic interval encodes:
- the BPGM gene encoding bisphosphoglycerate mutase isoform X1 has protein sequence MSKYKLVMLRHGEGAWTIENRFCSWVDQKLSTDGITEAQKCGKHLKSLGFEFDVVFTSILSRSIQTAWLVLEELGQEWVPIQSSWRLNERHYGALIGLNRAELALNHGEEQVKMWRRSYDVAPPPIDESHPYYHEIHTDRRYTNCDQEEKLPKSESLKKVLDRLLPYWNEVIAPEIKRGKSVLISAHGNSTRALLKHLEDAARLGLARLQRECGTAYQHQHSCISDTDIINISLPTGVPVLLELDENLHPIKPHVFLGDQQAIQAAIRKVEDQGKVKPADK, from the exons ATGTCCAAATATAAACTTGTTATGTTGAGGCATGGGGAAGGTGCCTGGACTATAGAAAACCGTTTCTGCAGTTGGGTCGACCAAAAGTTAAGCACTGATGGGATTACAGAAGCTCAGAAATGCGGAAAACATTTAAAATCATTAGGTTTCGAGTTTGATGTTGTGTTTACTTCAATCCTTAGTCGCTCCATACAAACAGCATGGCTGGTGTTGGAAGAGTTGGGACAAGAATGGGTTCCAATACAAAGTTCATGGCGATTGAATGAACGGCATTACGGTGCACTTATAGGCCTGAACCGAGCAGAACTGGCTCTGAATCATGGAGAAGAGCAAGTGAAGATGTGGAGAAGAAGCTATGATGTTGCACCTCCACCTATCGATGAGTCCCATCCTTATTATCATGAAATACACACAGATCGCAGGTACACTAATTGTGATCAAGAGGAAAAGCTGCCAAAATCTGAGAGCTTAAAGAAAGTTCTTGACCGGCTTCTCCCCTATTGGAACGAAGTGATTGCCCCAGAAATAAAAAGAGGAAAAAGCGTTCTTATATCTGCCCATGGAAACAGCACCAGGGCCTTACTGAAGCATTTGGAAG ATGCTGCACGCTTGGGTCTTGCCAGACTACAGAGAGAGTGTGGAACAGCATACCAACATCAGCATTCAT GCATCTCTGACACCGACATAATCAATATTTCTCTTCCTACTGGCGTTCCTGTGCTCCTTGAACTTGATGAAAATCTGCATCCAATCAAGCCTCATGTATTCTTAGGGGACCAGCAGGCTATCCAAGCGGCTATCAGGAAAGTGGAAGACCAAGGCAAAGTTAAACCGGCTGATAAATAA
- the BPGM gene encoding bisphosphoglycerate mutase isoform X2 — protein MSKYKLVMLRHGEGAWTIENRFCSWVDQKLSTDGITEAQKCGKHLKSLGFEFDVVFTSILSRSIQTAWLVLEELGQEWVPIQSSWRLNERHYGALIGLNRAELALNHGEEQVKMWRRSYDVAPPPIDESHPYYHEIHTDRRYTNCDQEEKLPKSESLKKVLDRLLPYWNEVIAPEIKRGKSVLISAHGNSTRALLKHLEGISDTDIINISLPTGVPVLLELDENLHPIKPHVFLGDQQAIQAAIRKVEDQGKVKPADK, from the exons ATGTCCAAATATAAACTTGTTATGTTGAGGCATGGGGAAGGTGCCTGGACTATAGAAAACCGTTTCTGCAGTTGGGTCGACCAAAAGTTAAGCACTGATGGGATTACAGAAGCTCAGAAATGCGGAAAACATTTAAAATCATTAGGTTTCGAGTTTGATGTTGTGTTTACTTCAATCCTTAGTCGCTCCATACAAACAGCATGGCTGGTGTTGGAAGAGTTGGGACAAGAATGGGTTCCAATACAAAGTTCATGGCGATTGAATGAACGGCATTACGGTGCACTTATAGGCCTGAACCGAGCAGAACTGGCTCTGAATCATGGAGAAGAGCAAGTGAAGATGTGGAGAAGAAGCTATGATGTTGCACCTCCACCTATCGATGAGTCCCATCCTTATTATCATGAAATACACACAGATCGCAGGTACACTAATTGTGATCAAGAGGAAAAGCTGCCAAAATCTGAGAGCTTAAAGAAAGTTCTTGACCGGCTTCTCCCCTATTGGAACGAAGTGATTGCCCCAGAAATAAAAAGAGGAAAAAGCGTTCTTATATCTGCCCATGGAAACAGCACCAGGGCCTTACTGAAGCATTTGGAAG GCATCTCTGACACCGACATAATCAATATTTCTCTTCCTACTGGCGTTCCTGTGCTCCTTGAACTTGATGAAAATCTGCATCCAATCAAGCCTCATGTATTCTTAGGGGACCAGCAGGCTATCCAAGCGGCTATCAGGAAAGTGGAAGACCAAGGCAAAGTTAAACCGGCTGATAAATAA
- the LOC142496309 gene encoding uncharacterized protein LOC142496309: protein MAELRASPDITQESDLSDTETAAQLQQAQAGARPKRTVTLTQKAREKYESDIEAHRAKLELAWETTTLGIRNVTSIGNYAQQLEQAITQLRTDHSRYQELSEAYVTYLTRANTSESLQERDLQSNIDLARHSRVRTTITEAESRREDLLLETASQRSSTSRHSSRSARSAQSNASSASTNATKARAAAEAARARAEYGRREAAVRAEKARIEEEEQVAAAASAANAAAAAAAAAATTAAANARRKAELDADLEALSKEEDAAAAIAQAEVLEAAARQDGGELPYRRIASEDPAQRTEDYVRSLFSVNTSAPSQHGGSDTTDNEDSLGPRGEDAAPSMAHAAWDSHSRNSDPRARAHTDAPQQARNPGTPTREKTAPHTGRQSSRVHAKEEATAKTVPATTSERGKRADVSGLTDIAKYMIRRDLVHAGLISFDDRPENYRTWKFTFKDAIDSLDFSAREELNLLVKFLGNVSREQAQRLRTANAHQPQVGLDLVWERLEETYGSPEAVEDSLFKRIESFPKITSKDYSKLRDLGDLLQELESARKDHSLIGLNALDSARGVRPILEKLPFNLQERWLSQGSKYKREKQVVFPPFSFFVSFICEAAKTRNDPSFVLGAQTTSSVSHPRNERSTARCKDSRTPISVHRTDVPPTTHASPSQTADRDKKPRDLNKECPIHKKPHPLNKCFGFRMKPIEERKNLLREWGACFKCCASTTHLFKDCKEAMKCTECDSDRHIAALHPEAMKPKAGKAPNPPTKQGGEEEVGDTPPPTSVASKCTEVCGEGNDGRSCSKICLVAVHPEGQPQRAKRMYAIIDDQSNRSLVRSEFFDMFGIQDSTSPYTLRTCAGRMETTGRRVNGYTICSIDGKVSMPLPTLIECNHMAEDRTEIPTPDVARHHPHLKTIADHIPPLDEDAQILLLLGRDIMRAHKIREQRNGDHNGPSAQRLDLGWVVVGEVCIDRIRGPDNVGALHTNLLENGRISHFKPCPNHFQVHEKLETKRNYGDAPVARKYPNDLGSTVFQTTKDDDKQAPSMEDKEFLRLMDKELFKDELGSWVAPLPFRSPRRRLPNNRDHAMSRLSSLRRNLQRKPETKEHFVAFMQKIFHSGHAESAPPLKEGEECWYLPSFGVYHPQKPGQIRVVFDSSAQHQGVSLNDVLLTGPDLTNSLLGVLIRFRKEPIAVTADIQQMFHCFLVREDNRNYLRFLWYQDDDIEKEITEYRMKVHVFGNSPSPAVAAYGLRRTAQDGEAEFGKDARSFVERDFYVDDGLKSLPTEDEAVDLLKRTQRMLAKANLRLHKIASNSATVMKAFHADDQAPDLKNLDLGTDTPPIQRSLGISWNLKTDTFTFQVAIEEKPFTRRGVLSTVNSLYDPLGFVAPVTIQGKSLLREMSFEKQEWDTPLPPEKRKEWETWKHSLKALEQLQIPRPYSPISLTAAHIKELCVFSDASTKAIAAVAYLKTTDVDGSCHIRFILGKAKLAPQPDHTIPRLELCGAVLAVELAELIENEMDSKPDAVKLYTDSKVVLGYIYNKKRRFYVYVANRVERIRKSTQPEQWHHVPTEQNPADHATRSVPASQLQNTSWLTGPMFLAQPAETLPTPVDDFELVDPEKDTEIRPPQVSVVLTNVSHKNAFGSHRFQRFSKWTALLRTVAHLGHIASSFRQTPDGKTTGCHGWHICKELCTVEEITKAKETVLSHVQRETYAEEINCIRGKKSVNKNSPLWKLNPFIDNDGLMRVGGRLNKSQLSREESNPLIIPGRHHIATLLVRHYHEQVMHQGRHFTEGAIRAAGIWVVGMKRCVASNLHKCVRCRMLRGKSQDQRMADLPVDRLNTEPPFTYVGLDVFGPWMVISRRTRGGLANSKRWAVLFTCMSTRAIHIEVIESMDASSFINALRRFFAVRGPVKQIRSDCGTNFVGACKELQMDTKDNRNNSIQRYLRDQECTWTFNPPHSSHMGGAWERMIGVVRRILDSIMLKTDLTRLTHEVLTTFMAEISAIVNARPLIPVSTDPESPSILTPAMLLTQKVGNISTPVENFHSKDMHKRQWRQVQYLANTFWDRWRREYLVTLQERHKWQTVKPDIQVGDVVLLKDKQVARNEWPMGLIIRTIPSEDERVRKVEVRVAQNGIVKTFLRPITETILLMPKSDCDGEKLVTSAVDF from the coding sequence atggcagaactcagagcctcaccagacatcacgcaggaaagcgatctctcagacacagagaccgccgcgcaactgcaacaggcgcaggcaggcgcaaggcctaaacggacagtcacactgacacaaaaggcccgcgaaaaatatgagagcgacattgaagcgcaccgcgctaaattagagttggcctgggaaacaaccacactgggaatacgcaatgtcactagtattggcaactatgcgcagcagctcgagcaggcaataacgcaattaaggactgatcactcgcgttatcaagagctatcagaggcatacgttacttacctgaccagggccaacaccagcgaaagcctgcaagaaagagacttacagagcaACATTGACCTGGCACGACACAGCCGCGTACGTACCACTATcacggaggctgagagtaggagagaggaccttttgctggaaaccgcatcgcagcgctcaagcacatccagacactcatcaaggtcagcaagatcagcgcagtctaacgcgtccagcgcaagcacaaacgctaccaaggcgagagccgctgcagaggccgcacgtgcccgggccgaatatggtcggagagaggcagccgtaagggcagaaaaggcgcgcatagaagaggaggagcaggtcgccgccgccgcctccgctgccaatgccgctgccgctgctgccgccgccgctgctaccaccgccgCGGCCAATgcacgtagaaaggccgaattagacgcggatctagaggctctaagcaaagaagaagacgccgctgccgccatagcccaagccgaagtcctagaagcagctgcgagacaggacggcggggagctaccctacagacggattgcctcagaggatccagcccaacgcactgaagactatgtaaggagcctcttcagtgtaaacaccagcgcaccatctcaacacggagggagcgacaccacagacaacgaagactcgctaggaccacgaggagaagacgctgctccgtcaatggcacacgctgcctgggatagccacagccgcaacagtgatccacgcgccagagcgcacacggatgcaccacaacaggctcgtaatccaggtacacccacgcgggagaaaacagcccctcacactggccggcagtcatcacgcgtccacgccaaggaagaggcgaccgcaaagaccgtcccagcaactacctcagaacggggcaaacgcgccgacgtctcaggtctgacagacatagccaagtacatgatccggcgcgacttggtgcacgcaggactcatcagcttcgacgaccgccctgagaactaccggacgtggaagttcacgttcaaagacgcaatcgacagcttggacttctcagcaagggaagagctcaacctgttagttaagttcttggggaacgtatccagggagcaagcgcagagacttcggacggcaaacgcacatcaaccccaagtaggtctggacctagtgtgggaaaggctagaagagacctatggcagccctgaagcagtcgaggattcactcttcaaaagaatcgagagcttccccaagatcacgagtaaagactactcgaagttacgagatcttggagacctgctgcaagaactggagtccgcaaggaaagaccattccttaataggtctcaacgccctagactcagctcgtggagtgagacccatcctggagaagctacccttcaacctccaagaaaggtggctttcacaaggttccaaatacaaaagggagaagcaggttgtcttccccccattctcattcttcgtgagcttcatctgcgaagcggcaaagacaagaaacgaccccagcttcgtcttaggggcgcaaaccacatccagcgttagccacccgaggaacgaaaggtcaacagcaaggtgcaaggactccagaacacccatctcggtccacaggacggacgtgccccctacgacccacgcgagtcccagccagacggccgacagggacaaaaaaccaagggaccttaacaaagaatgccctatccacaaaaagccgcatccacttaacaagtgcttcggattcaggatgaaacccatagaggagcgaaagaacctactcagggaatggggagcctgtttcaaatgttgtgcttccacaactcatttattcaaggactgcaaagaagctatgaaatgcacagagtgcgatagcgacaggcacatagccgctctacacccggaagctatgaagcccaaagcaggcaaagcccctaaccctccgacaaagcagggcggggaggaagaagtgggagacacaccccccccgacgtcagtagcatccaaatgcacagaagtatgcggagaaggaaacgacggtagatcttgctctaaaatatgtctggtagcagtgcacccagagggacaaccccaaagagccaaacggatgtatgcaatcatcgacgaccagagcaaccgatcgctggtcaggtcagaattcttcgatatgttcggtatacaagacagtacttctccttacactctcagaacgtgcgcagggcgaatggagactacagggagaagagtgaatggctacaccatatgctcaatagacggcaaagtgagcatgccccttcccacactcatcgagtgcaatcacatggcggaagataggactgagatccccacgccagacgtggcgcgacaccatccccatctaaaaaccattgccgatcatatcccaccactagacgaagatgcccagatcctgctgctacttggcagagacatcatgagagcacacaagatccgcgaacagcgaaatggggaccacaatggcccaagcgcccaaaggctcgatctaggatgggtggtagttggagaagtatgcatagacaggatacgaggacccgacaacgtaggcgccctacatacgaacttgttggagaacggtcgtatatcccacttcaaaccttgtccgaaccactttcaggtccacgagaagctcgagactaaaaggaactatggagacgcgcctgtagcaagaaaataccccaacgacctagggagtacagtgttccagacaacaaaggacgacgacaaacaggcgccatcaatggaagacaaagaattcttgaggttaatggataaggagctcttcaaggacgaattgggcagttgggtggccccactacctttccgctcgccaagaagacgcctcccaaacaacagagaccatgctatgtctaggctctcttcgctccgccgcaacctacaaaggaaaccggagaccaaggaacactttgtggccttcatgcaaaaaatcttccacagtggccatgcagagtcggcgcccccactgaaagaaggcgaagaatgctggtacctcccgtcgtttggcgtctaccacccccagaaacctggccaaatccgagtggtattcgactccagcgcccagcatcagggagtctccctaaacgatgttctcctcaccgggccggatctgacaaacagtcttctgggagtgctgatccgcttccgcaaggaacctatcgccgtaaccgcagacattcaacagatgttccactgcttccttgtgcgagaagacaaccgtaactacctaagattcctgtggtaccaagatgacgacatagaaaaggaaatcacggagtaccgcatgaaagtacatgtcttcgggaacagcccatcacctgcagtggcagcctacggcctcagaagaacggcccaagacggggaagcagagttcgggaaagacgccaggagcttcgtcgaaagagacttctatgtggacgacggattaaaatcactTCCCACCGAAGatgaagccgtagatctactcaagaggacacaaaggatgttagcaaaggccaacctaaggttgcacaaaatagcttccaacagtgccacagtgatgaaggcgttccacgcagatgatcaagcaccagatctcaagaatttggatctggggaccgacacgcctcccatacagcggagcctggggataagctggaatcttaaaacagacacctttacgttccaggtagccatcgaagaaaaacccttcacacgtcgcggagtcctgtccaccgttaacagtctctacgacccgctaggattcgtggctcctgtcactatacaagggaagtccctcctcagagaaatgtccttcgaaaaacaagaatgggacaccccactacctccagaaaaacggaaagagtgggaaacgtggaaacactccttgaaggccctcgagcaacttcaaatcccacgcccctattcacctatatctctcaccgccgcacacatcaaagagctttgcgtgttctcagatgcctccaccaaagctatagcagcggtggcctacctaaaaaccacggacgtggatggaagttgccacatcaggttcatccttggcaaagctaagctggcgccacaacctgaccatactatacccagactcgagctgtgtggtgcagtgctagcagtagaactggcggagcttatcgagaatgagatggacagcaaaccagatgccgtcaaactctacacagatagcaaggtggtactgggatacatctacaataagaaaaggagattctatgtatacgtagctaaccgcgtagaaagaatcaggaagtcaacccaaccagaacaatggcaccacgtgcccacagagcaaaatcccgcagatcacgccaccagatcagtacccgcatctcaactgcagaatacgtcgtggctcacaggaccaatgtttcttgcgcagcctgcggaaacgctaccaaccccagttgacgattttgaactcgtggatcccgaaaaggatacggagataaggcccccacaagtatctgtggtactcaccaatgtatcgcacaaaaacgcattcggatcacatcgattccaacgcttctcaaagtggacggcccttctgcgaacagtagcccatctcgggcatatagcctcctccttccgccagacaccagacggtaaaactaccggttgccacggctggcacatctgcaaagagctgtgcaccgtagaggaaattacaaaggctaaggaaactgttctgagtcatgttcaaagggaaacatatgcggaagagatcaattgcattcgcggaaagaagagtgttaacaaaaacagtccactttggaagttgaatcccttcatcgacaacgacggcctcatgagagtaggaggccgcctcaataagtcccaactgagcagggaggaaagcaaccctcttatcatccctggccggcatcacatcgccactttgttggtgcgccactaccacgaacaagtcatgcatcagggacgacacttcaccgaaggcgccattagggcggcgggcatttgggtcgttggcatgaaaaggtgcgtggccagtaatctccacaaatgcgttaggtgccgaatgctgagaggcaaaagccaagaccaaaggatggcggatctacctgtcgacagacttaatacagaacccccctttacctatgtaggacttgatgtatttgggccctggatggtcatctcgcgtagaactaggggcggactagcaaacagcaaacgttgggcggtactcttcacctgcatgagcacacgagctatacacatcgaggttatagaatctatggatgcttcaagcttcataaatgccctcagaaggttctttgccgtcagaggaccagttaaacaaatacgctcggattgtggcaccaatttcgttggagcatgcaaggaattacaaatGGACACTAAAGACAATAGAaacaatagtatccaaagatacctgcgcgaccaagagtgcacgtggacattcaacccccctcactcctctcacatgggcggagcatgggaacgcatgatcggagtggttcggcgtatcttggattctataatgctaaaaaccgatctgactcgactcactcacgaagtgctaaccacattcatggccgaaatatcagcaatAGTCAATGCTAGACCCTTGatcccagtgtcaacagatccagaatcgccaagtattctgacaccagcaatgctgttaacccagaaagtagggaacatctcCACACCAGTCGAAAACTTCCATTCTAAGGATATgcacaaacgacagtggagacaggtgcagtacttggccaacacattttgggaccgctggagacgcgagtatctggtgacacttcaagaacgccacaaatggcaaacagtaaaaccagatatccaagtgggggatgtggtcttgttgaaagataaacaggtggcaagaaatgaatggcccatgggacttataataagaactatcccaagcgaagacgaaagggttcgcaaagtggaagtacgagtggcccagaatgggatcgttaaaaccttcctaagacccattacagagactatccttctaatgcccaaatcggactgtgatggggaaaaactggttaccagtgccgtggacttttaa